The genomic region GGGCGCGTTTGACGTAGTTCTGGACGGTAGTTCGTCCCAGCCTGACACTGCGACCGATGTCTCGGTCGCTGAGGTGGTGGTCGAACTTGAGTCGAAGGACATCCTGGATTTTTCGCATCGACACTCTCTTTTTGGTCATCCTTCAGGATGACCGTGGAGTCTCGTGTGCTGGCAGAGAGGTGGCCCGATAACCCGAGCGCCGGTGGCCCGATCAGCTCAGCACAGGTGGCCACGTCGACTGAGCGCGGGTGGCCCGAATGGGTGAGCATACGCACCCCTCGCAGCCGAACAGGAGTTCGGGCCGAGATGCGGCCGGTTTGGCGTACACGGTTCCTCTGCGAGAGCGACTATGAATCGTGTTCATGTGTGTGTTGACGCGTATGTGCGTGGACGTGTGTTTATGAATACGTGTACACGCATACACATGTGTACAAAGCGAAGCCCCTTGTTTCCGCCCGCTCGCCCAGCGTTCAGTTTCGTGCCGTTCTGCAGGCATCTCCAATGATTGTGTACGCGTGGACGTGTCGTGAAATACACACATCAGTGAGCCGTGGAGGTGCAGGGCAGTCTCACGCAAGTGTGTGTACGTGTGTGTACGTGTGTGTACGGGTGATCCCGTGTGCATGTGCGTGCTAACGTGGGTGTCATGACAGGTACACACACAGGCCCACTGGTGATCAGCGTGGCCAGCCTGAAGGGCGGGGTGGGCAAGACCACGACCGCCATCCACATCGCCGCTCACCTGGCCCTGGCCGGCCAGCGGGTTCTGCTGGCCGACGGTGACCGCATCCGGACCGCGACCGCCTGGGCACGCGGAGGGAACCTGCCGTTCCCGGTCCTGCCGATCACGGCGCTCGCCCGCGGCGTCAGTCAGTACGACGCCGTCGTCATGGATACCGAGGGCGGCGTGGAGAACGGCAAGCTCGTCGAATACGCGCAGTCGAGCGACCTGATCGTGCTGCCCACCAGCCCCGACATCAACGGCCTGGACGGCGCCTCGCAGACGGCCGAGGTCCTGCGTGCGGGCGGCGTGCCGAGCACGCAGTCGGCAGCGCTGCTGACCATGGTGCGGCCCGGCGGCATGAAGGACATCAACGCGCGGCGCGGCCTGCAGGAGATGGGCCTGCCGGTGCTGAAGGCCAGCGTACGGATCAGCGAGGCGTTCCGGGACGCGTCGAACGGTGCGGTGCTGGTGCGGGACGTGAAGAGCGACGTCGCCCCGAAATGCTGGCGTGACTATCAGGACGTGACGGCCGAACTCATCGCCAGGATCACGGGGAGGATCGCATGACCGACATCAAGAATGCTCTCGCGCAGCTGCGCGCCGCCCGCGGCGCCGAGGACGCCTCCGCACCCGCGCCGGTCGAGCCCGCGCCAGTCGCACCTGCACCTTCGCCTGCCGTGCCACCGCCCGCCACGACGGAAGTGGAGGCGAGCGTGCCGCGCGGCGAGATCAAGACCCTGGCGGGACGGGTCCCGCTGCAGCTGCACCGTGACCTGACGCGCGCCCTGCTGGACGCCGCCGACGAACTGAAGGTCGGGAAGGTGAACGTGGACGAGGGGCTGGAGGCCGCGATCCGCGTGGTGCTGCGCGACCCGGCCGCGACGCAGGAATGGTACGCGCAGCTGCGTGAAGTGCGCCGCGAGAAACGCGAGGGCTGATACGGTTTTGATCCGATTCCAGGGATGCCGGAAACAGCACCGACATCCCTTCTTGGGCAGAACAGCGCCCATGAGGACGCTTGCCCGCTTCCATCTCCTCCAAACCGTACTTTTTGGTGCTCGCTTCGCTCGGCTGAACTCTACAAGTTCAGCTCAAAACCGCATGATCCGGAATCCGGTGCCTCCGGTCGGGTGAGTGCCGCCCGGACCGTGCAGGAGTAGGGGGAACGAGTGTACGGCTCGTTCCCCCTGCTCCTGTCATTGCGGTCCGTCAGCGGGTGGGGCTGACCTCGCCTTTCAGGGCGCCGAGCTTCGCGGCGATGTACGCCTTGAGGACCTGAACGTCGTTCGGCATGACCTCGAAGGTTCGCGGCGCGTCCTCGATGTTCAGGAAGCGTTCCGGGCGTCCGGGGATGCGGCCCACCGCTTCCTGCACCGTCTCGCCGAACTTGGCGGGCAGCGCCGTCTCCAGGCACACCATCGGCACGCCGGGCCGGAGGTGACGCTCGCCGACGAGCACGCCGTCCGCGGTGTGCGGGTCGATCAGGCGCCCGTACTCACGGTCGATGCGGCGGATGGTGTTCAGCCGGTCCGCGTGCGTGCTGCGGCCGCT from Deinococcus aquiradiocola harbors:
- a CDS encoding ParA family protein, coding for MASLKGGVGKTTTAIHIAAHLALAGQRVLLADGDRIRTATAWARGGNLPFPVLPITALARGVSQYDAVVMDTEGGVENGKLVEYAQSSDLIVLPTSPDINGLDGASQTAEVLRAGGVPSTQSAALLTMVRPGGMKDINARRGLQEMGLPVLKASVRISEAFRDASNGAVLVRDVKSDVAPKCWRDYQDVTAELIARITGRIA